A window from Enterocloster bolteae encodes these proteins:
- a CDS encoding glycosyltransferase family 2 protein → MIKGNPLVSIIVPVYGVEAYLDQCINSIVEQTYQNIELILIDDGSSDRCPEICDAWATRDCRIQVLHKENGGQSSARNIGLDTAKGEWIFFVDSDDWIEPECISVLVEISLVNNADISVIYPQNHKGNMVIPKPFFLKDKGDVYCLSAEDAVTYFMEQAVAVMGKLYRADILQDIRFPVGRKAEEYIVQLAALKKAKIIAFCNRNLYDYLVRNDSDSHDIKPKYRVDNIQAISEALDICRRDFRCEEEWAFRWLCALLHEFYSVSEFAKEEKKKYNDILVYALSQVGGMEQIYKKMEQPLDRIIYVANQYQKILKEEEYKILQKQYREVYRSQAKREVKGIKYRIANLNLKFLVALYNGREVIK, encoded by the coding sequence ATGATAAAGGGAAATCCATTGGTCAGTATCATTGTTCCGGTATATGGAGTAGAGGCTTATCTGGATCAATGTATCAACAGTATTGTAGAACAAACATATCAGAATATTGAATTGATTCTGATTGACGATGGTAGTTCTGATCGCTGCCCTGAAATTTGTGATGCGTGGGCTACGCGAGACTGTCGCATTCAGGTACTCCATAAAGAGAATGGTGGGCAGTCTTCGGCAAGGAATATTGGGCTTGATACGGCAAAAGGAGAATGGATTTTTTTCGTAGATAGTGATGACTGGATAGAGCCGGAATGTATTTCTGTTCTAGTAGAGATTTCGTTGGTTAATAATGCGGATATATCTGTGATTTATCCACAGAATCATAAAGGAAATATGGTTATTCCAAAACCATTTTTCTTAAAAGACAAAGGTGACGTGTATTGTTTGAGTGCAGAGGATGCCGTAACGTATTTTATGGAGCAAGCGGTTGCTGTCATGGGCAAGCTGTATCGTGCAGATATATTGCAGGATATTCGTTTCCCTGTGGGACGGAAGGCAGAAGAGTATATTGTTCAGCTTGCTGCATTAAAAAAAGCAAAGATAATCGCCTTCTGTAACCGAAATTTGTACGATTATTTAGTGCGCAACGATTCTGATTCGCATGATATTAAACCTAAATATAGAGTTGATAATATACAGGCGATCAGTGAAGCACTGGATATATGCAGACGGGATTTTCGCTGTGAGGAAGAATGGGCATTCAGATGGCTATGTGCCTTGCTCCATGAGTTTTATTCTGTGTCCGAATTTGCTAAGGAAGAGAAGAAAAAATATAACGACATACTTGTCTATGCATTATCCCAGGTCGGTGGCATGGAACAAATATATAAGAAGATGGAACAGCCGCTTGACCGTATTATATATGTTGCCAACCAATATCAGAAAATCTTAAAAGAAGAGGAATACAAAATACTTCAGAAACAGTATAGGGAAGTGTATAGAAGTCAGGCGAAAAGAGAAGTCAAAGGTATCAAGTATCGGATTGCCAATCTAAACCTGAAATTCCTGGTTGCATTATATAACGGCAGGGAGGTAATAAAGTAA